Sequence from the Cellulomonas fimi ATCC 484 genome:
GCGGAACAGCGGCGAGCGGAACAGCCCGGGGTCGATCAGGACGGGCCTGTCCGTGCGCTCGCGGCGCAGCAGCCAGCGCACGAGGGCCACGAGCGCGACGGCGCCGACGGCGAGCAGCGCGCCGACCGCCTCGCCGCCCTCCTGCCAGACGAGCACGCCCAGCACGATGCCGCCCATCGCGAGCGCGGACAGCACCGCGCCCACGACGTCGACGGACCGGTCGCCGGTGTACGGGACGTCCCGGACCCGCCGGATGCCCGACAGCACGACGGCGATGACGACCGCCTCGAGCGCGAACGCGACCCGCCACGACAGGTAGGTCGTGAGGAACCCGCCGATGAGGGGACCGACCGCGGCGGCGATCGACGCCGACGCCCCGACGAGCGCGTACACCTTCTTCTGCGCGGGGCCGGTGAAGTTGCCGTGCACGAGCGACTGCATCGAGGGCAGCAGCAGCGACGCGCCGAGCCCCCCGACGACGGCCCACAGCACGACGATCGCCGTCAGGCTCTGCGCGAACGTCATCGCGAGCGCGCCCGTCGCGTAGCCGAGCAGCCCGAGGACGTACGCACGCTTGCGCCCGACGAGGTCGCCGACCTTGCTGCCGACGAGGATGAACGCCGCGGACACCAGCGCCTCGAGCGCGATCGCGGACTGCACGCCGCTGACCGTCGTGCCCAGGTCGCGCACGACCGCCGAGATCGACACGTTCATCAGCGAGGTGTCCACGACCAGCACGAACATCGCCATGGCCAGCAGCACCGCCAGCCGGCGGTCGAGGCCCGCGGCTGCGGCAGGTCCGGCCGGTGCGCCCATCGTCGTCCCACCCGTCCGTCGGCGGCGTCCGTCGACGGCAGCGTCACGGTCACGGCAGGGCCGCCACGTCACCCGCCGCGGGTGGTCTCTCCCGGGCGGACCAGCCGCGACGATCGGGCGATGGTGCGGCTCGCGCCCGGGTGGACCGAGCGCACCGTCCGGGTCGACGGGCGGCGCGTGCTCGTGCGGTGCAGCGCGCCCGTCGACGACGCGGTGCCGATCCTGCACGTGCACGGCTTCGCGATCTCCGGCACGTCGCTGCTGCCCACGGCCGAGCGCCTCACGGGCCGCGCGCGCAACGTGGTGCCGGACCTGCCCGGGTACGGGCGCAGCGAGAGCCCGCCCGCGACGCTGGGCATCCCCGGGCTCGCCGACGCCGTGCTGACGGTCCTCGACGCGCTCGAGCTGCCGGAGGTGGTGCTCGTGGGCAACTCCATGGGCTGCCCGGTGGTGCTCGAGGTCGCGCACTGGGCGCCCGAGCGCGTGCACCGTGCCGTGCTCGCGTCGCCCGCGGGCGGCATGTACAACCAGCCGTTCGTCCGCGGTCTGTGGCAGCTCGCGAAGGACGCCACGCGGGAGAGCCCGGCGATGGCCCGCACCGCGGTGCCCGACTACCTGCGGTTCGGCCCGGTGAACACGCTGCGGCTGTTCGACGAGCTGGTCCGCTTCCCGTCGCAGGAGCGGCTGCTGCGCATGCCCGTGCCGACGCTCGCGGTGATCGGCAGCCGTGACCCGATGATGCCGCCGCCCTGGCGGGTCCGGGAGATCGCACGGCTCGCTCCCGACCACGTGACGCTCGCCGTCGTCGTGGGCGCCGCGCACGCGATCAACTTCAGCCACCCGGGAGAGCTCGCGCACGTGGTCGGCTCGTGGCTCGACGGCGTGCCGATCGTGGACGACCCCGACGAGCCCGGCGAGTCCCGCGTGCTGCAGCTCCCCCGCGACGGCGCCCCGCCGCCCGTCGACCGCAGCGTCGCCGAGCCCGGGCCGGGTCCTGCGCCGCGGCGCGCAGGTCCCTGACCAGCGCACCCGATCACCCGGCGCGGGTGAGGGGGACGGGCGGCGCCGCGGCCAGGGTGGGAACCGAGGCCGGAGCACGCCGGCACCGACCGAGGAGGAACCCCGTGGACAGCTTCTGGGACTGGTTCTGGCTGATGGTGTGGTGGTTCGTGTTCTTCATGTACCTGGTCCTGCTGTTCCAGATCTGCGCCGACCTGTTCCGCGACCGCACGACGGGCGGCTTCGCGAAGGCGCTCTGGGTGGCGGGCCTGATCCTGCTGCCGTTCCTGACCGCGCTGATCTACCTGATCGCGCGCGGCAACGGCATGGCGGAGCGGCAGGTCGAGCAGGCGCGGCAGACGCGTGCCGCGACCGACGCATACATCCGGGAGACGGCGAACACGTCGCCCGCGAGCGCGATCGCGGACGCGAAGCAGCTGTACGACCAGGGCGTCATCAGCGCCGACGAGTTCGCGACGCTCAAGGCGAAGGCACTGGCCTGATCGCCGCGACACCCGCCGCCGAGGGGGCAGGCGGGCGCGCGGGCCGCACCCGACGCGTGGTGCGGCCCGCGCAGGCGCCACCCGACAAGTTCGGCGTGGTGCTCGTGCTGCTGTGCGTGGGCTACCTCGTCTACGCCCTGACCGCCGCGCCGTGGGCGCACTGGGTGGTCCCGGCCGTGTACCTCGCGGCCCTGTCGTTCGCCGTGCGGACCTCGCGCCCCGGCCCCCGGGTGCGCCGTCTCGTGCGGGTGCTGCTCGCGGTGTCGGCCGTCGTGGTCGCCGGGGCCCTGGCGCTCCTGCCGCGCGACGCCGCGATCGGGGTGCTCGACGCGGTCCTCATCGTGCTGCTGGGTACGACCCTGGCGATCATCCTGGGCCGGGTGCTGTCGGGGCGCGACGTGACGTTGAGTGCGATCGCCGGCGCGCTCAGCGCGTACCTCGTCATCGGCCTGCTGTTCGCGAACGTCTTCGGGGTGCTCGCGTGGGTCATGCCCGAGCCGTTCTTCGCCGGCGGGCAGGAGGCCGACCAGCAGTCGCTGCAGTACTTCTCGTTCACGACGCTGACGACCGTCGGCTACGGCGACTACACCGCCGCGAGCTACCCGGGCCGCGGCGTCGCGACCTTCGAGGCGCTCGTCGCCCAGGTGTTCCTGGCGACCCTGGTCGCCCGCCTGGTGGCGTCGTTCCGCCGCCCCGGCGCACCGCCGGAGCAGGGACCGGGCGTCGCACCGGGCCCGGCGACCGCTCCGGGTCCGCCGGGCACGTCCGCGTGAGCGACGCTCAGCCCGGGGTGCCCTTCGCGTCGTCGTCCTCGTCGAACGGCTCGGTCGTGGGCGCCTCGCCCTGGTGACCCTCGGGCACGGGGTCGGGGTCGACGCCGAGGGACGGGACGTCGGGCTGCTGCGGGTCGAAGCTGTCGGGGATGCTCTCGCTCATGCCACCACGGTCACACCGGCGGACGCCCCGCGCACGCGGGGCGCGGCACGGCTCGGCATGCGGGCACGCGCGTCCGGGCCGACGATGGACGACGGGTGAAGCAGCAGCCCGCGTGGGCGGCCGCCGGCCGCCCGTCACCGCGCACAGCCCCCGCCGGGGCGCTGGAGGTGCACGTCATGAGCTTCGAGCAGGAGACCGGCCACCTGACCGGCACGAAGGACAAGGACTACAACATCCTGTGGTTCGTCCAGGCGTGCCTCGACAACGTGCTGCGCCTGGAGACGTACGCGCAGGACGCCGAGCGCGACGGCGACACCGAGCTCGCGGAGTTCTTCCGCCGGGCCCAGGGCGAGAGCCGCAAGGGCGCCGAGCAGGGCAAGCAGCTCCTCGCGGCGCGGCTGCGCTGAGCCGTGGCGGCGAGCGTCCCGGTCGGCACGCCCGACCTGCGCCTGGTGCGCACCTACCTGAGCGACCACCTGATGGGCGCGACGGGCGTCATCTCCCGCGTCGAGTGGATGACCGAGCGCTACGCCGGCACCAGCGCGGCGCCGGTCCTGGAGCGGCTGCGCGACGAGCTGCACCAGGAGCGGCGCGTGCTGCGGGGCCTGGCGGAGCACCTCGACATCACGCTGTCGCCGTGGAAGCCCACGGCGGCGGCGGTCGCGGAGCGCGTCGGGCGGCTCAAGCCGAACGGCCGGGCGGTGTCGCGGTCGCCGCTGTCGCTGCACCTCGAGCTGGAGGCGATCCGCTCGGGCGTCGCGGGCAAGCGGTCGCTGTGGGCCACGCTCGAGGTGTGGTCGGGGCCGCTCGGCCTGGACGCGGGCCGGTTCGTCGCGCTGCGCCGCCAGGCCGACGCGCAGGTCGCGTCCGTCGACGCGCTCGCCGAGCGGGTGCGCACGGTGGCCTTCGCGCCCGACGAGGTCGTGCCGGACGTGACCGAGGACCCCTCGCCCGTCTGACCCGACGACCGCGTCGCGCCCTAGCGGGTCGTCGTGTCCCGGGTGCGCCGGTGGTGCACCCGGGACACGGGGACGGTCAGCCCGCGAGCGTCGCCTGCAGGAACGCGACGTCCTCCGCCTGCCGCTCGGCGGGCGTCTCGACGAGCGCGTCGCAGCCCGCCTCCCGGACGACGTGCGCGATGAGCTCGGGCGGGATCGTGCCCGTGGCGAAGTTCGCGTGCCGGTCCCGGCTGGACCCGGCCTCGTCGCGCGAGCTGTTCGCGTGGACCAGGTCGATGCGGCCCGTGATCGCGCGCAGCCGGTCGACGACCGTCTCCAGGTCCTCGCCGGCGGCCCACGCGTGGCACGTGTCGAGGCAGACCCCGACGTCGTAGCCGCCGATCGCGTCCCAGAGCATCGCCCAGCGGTCGAGCGTGCGGGCGCACGCGTTCTCCCCGCCGGCGGTGTTCTCCACGAGCACCCGGACCGGGAAGGTGGCCCGCTCGAACGTCTTGCGCCAGTTGTCGATCCCGACCGCGACGTCGTCGCCTTCCCCCACGTGCCCGCCGTGCACGACGAGCCCGCGGGCGCCCAGGGTCGCGGCGGCCGCGGCGTGCTGCGCGATCATGTTCCGGCTCGGGATGCGGATCCGGTTGTTGGTCGACGCGACGTTGACGAGGTACGGCGCGTGCGCGTAGATCCCGAGGCCGCTCGCGACGAGCGCGTCGGCGTCGTCGCGCGGCACGGGCTTCTTCCAGCCCTGCGGGTCGGCCAGGAAGATCTGGACGCTCTGCGCCCCGACGGCGGCTGCGGCCGCCACCGGGTCGTCGTCACGGACATGGGCGCCGATCAGCACCACGGGGCACTCCTTCGTTCGGGCTGGCCGTCAGGCTAGCCGCGGGCACCGACGTCACGCGTCCGCGACGAGCGACGCGAGCGGCACGTCGGGGTCGGCGAGCCGGTCGCGGTCCACGACCGCGCGCGAGCGGACGAGCGCCTGCACGTCGTCGACGACGTCCCACACGTTGACGTTCATGCCGCCGACGACGCGGCCGTCGCGCCGCCAGAACGCGACGAGCTCGCGCGCGGCGAGGTCGCCCCGCACGACGACCTCGTCGTACCCGCCGCGCGTCACGTGCCCGACCATCTCCATGCCGAGGTCGTACTGGTCGGTGAAGAAGTACGGCAGCCGGTCGTACGGCTCGTCGCGGCCGAGGATCGTCGCGGCGGCCGTCTCGGGCTGGTGCAGGGCCGTGGCCCAGTGCTCGACGCGCACGTGCGTGCCGAGGAACGGGTGCGCGGCGCGCGCGATGTCGCCCACGGCGAGCACGCGCGGGTCGGACGCGCGCAGGTGCGCGTCGACGACGACGCCGTCGTCGACCCGCAGGCCGGCGGACTCCGCGAGCGCGGTGCGCGGGGACGCGCCGATGCCCACGACGACGAGGTCGGCGGGCAGCCGTGTGCCGTCCGTGAGCGCGACCGCGCCGACGTGCGCGCCGTCGGCGGCGGGCAGGATCTCGGCGACCTCGGCCCGCGTGCGCAGGTCGACCCCGTGCTCGCGGTGCAGGTCGGCGAACAGGGCGGCGAGCTCCGGACCGAGGACCGCCAGCAAGGGCAGCACGTCACGGACCAGCACGGCCACCTCGCAGCCGGCGGCACGTGCGGCGGCCGCGACCTCGAGCCCGATCCACCCGCCGCCCACGACCACGACCCGCCGCCCGGCGGTCAGCGCCGCGCGGAGCCGGTCGCTGTCGGGCAGCGTGCGCAGGTAGGCGATGCCGTCGAGGTGGGCACCCGGGACGTGCAGGCGGCGCGGCTCGGAGCCGGTGGCGAGCACGACGTGCGTGAACGGGGTGCGCACGCCCGTCGCGTCCAGCACCTCGCCCGCGGCGAGGTCGAGGGCGGTGACGGTCGTCCCGGTGCGCAGGTCGACGTCGTGCTCCGCGTACCAGGCCGGCGCGTGCACGAACGCGGCGTCGCGCTCGTCGGAGCCCTGGAGATACCCCTTGGACAGCGGCGGGCGCTCGTAGGGCCGCTCGGTCTCGGTGCCGATCAGCGCGACCGGCCCGGCATACCCGCCCGTGCGCAGCGCCTCGACGGTCCTGGCCCCGGCCAGCCCCGCCCCGACGACGACCACCCGACCGTCCACGGCCACCTCCCGGCGCGACCGCGCCCGGCGACGTCCGGGCGGTGGGGTGCGTGCGCCGCGCACACCACGGGGCCAGCGCAGCAGGTCACGCCGTCCCGCGCAACGGCTGCGGGGTCCCCCGACGTGTGGCGAAGTCCACCCCGCGCGGGTACTCCTCCCCCGCGCCGGTTCGCCGCTGGCCTGGCACATTGGGCGGATGTTGATCTGGCCGGGACGCCCCTACCCCCTGGGCGCGACGTACGACGGGACCGGGACGAACTTCGCGCTGTTCTCCGAGGTCGCCGAACGGGTCGAGCTGTGCCTGTTCGACGAGGACGGCGCCGAGACGCGGGTCGACCTGACCGAGGTCGACGCGTTCGTGTGGCACGGGTTCCTGCCCGCGGTCGGGCCCGGGCAGCGGTACGGCTACCGCGTGCACGGACCGTACGACCCGTCGCGCGGCCTGCGCTGCCACCCCTCGAAGCTGCTGCTCGACCCGTACGCGAAGGCGATCGACGGCCAGGTGGACAACGACCCGTCGCTGTACACGTACCGGTTCGACGACCCGACCGCGACGAACGACGCCGACTCCGCGGCGCACACCATGAAGTCCGTCGTCGTGAACCCGTACTTCGACTGGGGGCACGACCGTCCGCCGCAGCACCAGTACCACGAGTCCGTGATCTACGAGGCGCACGTGCGCGGCCTGACGCAGCAGCACCCGGCCGTGCCGGAGGAGCTGCGCGGCACGTACTCGGGCCTCGCGCACCCGGCGGTCGTCGAGCACCTGTCGTCGCTCGGCGTGACGGCCGTCGAGCTCATGCCCGTGCACCAGTTCGTCAACGACCCGGTGCTGCAGGACAAGGGGCTGTCGAACTACTGGGGCTACAACACGATCGGCTTCTTCGCGCCGCACAACGAGTACTCCGCGTACGGGGGCTCGGGGCAGCAGGTGCAGGAGTTCAAGGCCATGGTCAAGGCCCTGCACGAGGCGGACATCGAGGTCATCCTCGACGTCGTCTACAACCACACGGCCGAGGGCAACCACCTCGGCCCGACGCTGAGCTTCCGCGGGATCGACAACGCGAACTACTACCGGCTGGTCGACGACGACCCGGCGCACTACTTCGACACCACGGGCACGGGCAACTCGCTGCTCATGCGCTCGCCGCACGTGCTGCAGCTCATCATGGACTCGCTGCGGTACTGGGTCACGGAGATGCACGTCGACGGTTTCCGCTTCGACCTGGCCGCGACGCTCGCCCGCCAGTTCCACGAGGTCGACCGCCTGTCCGCGTTCTTCGACCTGGTGCACCAGGACCCGGTGATCTCGCAGGTCAAGCTCATCGCCGAGCCGTGGGACGTCGGAGAGGGCGGCTACCAGGTGGGCGGGTTCCCGCCGCTGTGGTCGGAGTGGAACGGCAAGTACCGGGACACCGTGCGCGACTTCTGGCGCAGCGAGCCGTCGACGCTGGGCGAGTTCGCGAGCCGCATCTCCGGTTCGTCGGACCTGTACGAGCACACGGGCCGCCGCCCGATCGCGAGCGTCAACTTCGTCACCGCGCACGACGGCTTCACGCTGGCCGACCTCGTCTCCTACAACGAGAAGCACAACGACGCGAACGGCGAGGGCAACGCCGACGGCGAGAGCCACAACCGGTCGTGGAACTGCGGCGCCGAGGGCCCGACGGACGACGAGCACGTGCTCAACCTGCGCGCGCGCCAGCAGCGCAACTTCCTCACGACGCTGCTGCTGTCGCAGGGCATCCCCATGCTGCTGCACGGCGACGAGCTGGGCCGCACGCAGCAGGGCAACAACAACGTGTACTGCCAGGACGGCCCGATCTCGT
This genomic interval carries:
- the glgX gene encoding glycogen debranching protein GlgX; translation: MLIWPGRPYPLGATYDGTGTNFALFSEVAERVELCLFDEDGAETRVDLTEVDAFVWHGFLPAVGPGQRYGYRVHGPYDPSRGLRCHPSKLLLDPYAKAIDGQVDNDPSLYTYRFDDPTATNDADSAAHTMKSVVVNPYFDWGHDRPPQHQYHESVIYEAHVRGLTQQHPAVPEELRGTYSGLAHPAVVEHLSSLGVTAVELMPVHQFVNDPVLQDKGLSNYWGYNTIGFFAPHNEYSAYGGSGQQVQEFKAMVKALHEADIEVILDVVYNHTAEGNHLGPTLSFRGIDNANYYRLVDDDPAHYFDTTGTGNSLLMRSPHVLQLIMDSLRYWVTEMHVDGFRFDLAATLARQFHEVDRLSAFFDLVHQDPVISQVKLIAEPWDVGEGGYQVGGFPPLWSEWNGKYRDTVRDFWRSEPSTLGEFASRISGSSDLYEHTGRRPIASVNFVTAHDGFTLADLVSYNEKHNDANGEGNADGESHNRSWNCGAEGPTDDEHVLNLRARQQRNFLTTLLLSQGIPMLLHGDELGRTQQGNNNVYCQDGPISWLDWDLDERQNHLLEFTRRLVRLRQDHPVFRRRRFFAGKPDVADASDLKDLEWLAPTGEHMSQEAWNSDMARAVMVFLNGDAIVEPDSRGEEIVDDSFLVLFNGQPEPATFVVPSDRYGASWTVVLDTDSQVAPGAVLEAGQDVALAHHSVVVLTRPPLAQTPSASGIGAAAAASSEAAKATREGASGRSSESSPRRRATRTGPSA
- a CDS encoding MFS transporter; the encoded protein is MGAPAGPAAAAGLDRRLAVLLAMAMFVLVVDTSLMNVSISAVVRDLGTTVSGVQSAIALEALVSAAFILVGSKVGDLVGRKRAYVLGLLGYATGALAMTFAQSLTAIVVLWAVVGGLGASLLLPSMQSLVHGNFTGPAQKKVYALVGASASIAAAVGPLIGGFLTTYLSWRVAFALEAVVIAVVLSGIRRVRDVPYTGDRSVDVVGAVLSALAMGGIVLGVLVWQEGGEAVGALLAVGAVALVALVRWLLRRERTDRPVLIDPGLFRSPLFRVGVSQQMLQQIALGGAMIALPIFLQMVLEYDAMAAGLSLAPLSLSMFAVALLAGRRAGTRRPADLVLAGFALLVVGIAALLPVVPRATSGWALALPLVVAGSGLGLLVSQLNNYTLSPVSEERVSEAAGVNSAAGSFGLSFGLAVAGALMLGALAVGFTSQASASSVLDPEQQQQVARALEDDAQLMSNTQLAELLADEPPDVQDEIVRINTEVRPRALQVALLVPLAVGLAGVVGALRMRRLPDPRPGSAAEGAAFG
- a CDS encoding deoxyribonuclease IV; translation: MVLIGAHVRDDDPVAAAAAVGAQSVQIFLADPQGWKKPVPRDDADALVASGLGIYAHAPYLVNVASTNNRIRIPSRNMIAQHAAAAATLGARGLVVHGGHVGEGDDVAVGIDNWRKTFERATFPVRVLVENTAGGENACARTLDRWAMLWDAIGGYDVGVCLDTCHAWAAGEDLETVVDRLRAITGRIDLVHANSSRDEAGSSRDRHANFATGTIPPELIAHVVREAGCDALVETPAERQAEDVAFLQATLAG
- a CDS encoding NAD(P)/FAD-dependent oxidoreductase: MDGRVVVVGAGLAGARTVEALRTGGYAGPVALIGTETERPYERPPLSKGYLQGSDERDAAFVHAPAWYAEHDVDLRTGTTVTALDLAAGEVLDATGVRTPFTHVVLATGSEPRRLHVPGAHLDGIAYLRTLPDSDRLRAALTAGRRVVVVGGGWIGLEVAAAARAAGCEVAVLVRDVLPLLAVLGPELAALFADLHREHGVDLRTRAEVAEILPAADGAHVGAVALTDGTRLPADLVVVGIGASPRTALAESAGLRVDDGVVVDAHLRASDPRVLAVGDIARAAHPFLGTHVRVEHWATALHQPETAAATILGRDEPYDRLPYFFTDQYDLGMEMVGHVTRGGYDEVVVRGDLAARELVAFWRRDGRVVGGMNVNVWDVVDDVQALVRSRAVVDRDRLADPDVPLASLVADA
- a CDS encoding SHOCT domain-containing protein, with the translated sequence MDSFWDWFWLMVWWFVFFMYLVLLFQICADLFRDRTTGGFAKALWVAGLILLPFLTALIYLIARGNGMAERQVEQARQTRAATDAYIRETANTSPASAIADAKQLYDQGVISADEFATLKAKALA
- a CDS encoding alpha/beta fold hydrolase yields the protein MVRLAPGWTERTVRVDGRRVLVRCSAPVDDAVPILHVHGFAISGTSLLPTAERLTGRARNVVPDLPGYGRSESPPATLGIPGLADAVLTVLDALELPEVVLVGNSMGCPVVLEVAHWAPERVHRAVLASPAGGMYNQPFVRGLWQLAKDATRESPAMARTAVPDYLRFGPVNTLRLFDELVRFPSQERLLRMPVPTLAVIGSRDPMMPPPWRVREIARLAPDHVTLAVVVGAAHAINFSHPGELAHVVGSWLDGVPIVDDPDEPGESRVLQLPRDGAPPPVDRSVAEPGPGPAPRRAGP
- a CDS encoding potassium channel family protein, with product MRPAQAPPDKFGVVLVLLCVGYLVYALTAAPWAHWVVPAVYLAALSFAVRTSRPGPRVRRLVRVLLAVSAVVVAGALALLPRDAAIGVLDAVLIVLLGTTLAIILGRVLSGRDVTLSAIAGALSAYLVIGLLFANVFGVLAWVMPEPFFAGGQEADQQSLQYFSFTTLTTVGYGDYTAASYPGRGVATFEALVAQVFLATLVARLVASFRRPGAPPEQGPGVAPGPATAPGPPGTSA